In the Drosophila willistoni isolate 14030-0811.24 chromosome 3R, UCI_dwil_1.1, whole genome shotgun sequence genome, AAGAAACAAGCCAATTACTATGTCAAGTTGATCTCTAAGAAACTCGGACACCTTGTTATCTAGTAAAAGAAAAGGTTTAAAACTTCTCGACAATTTATATTGAATAGTTTAATAGTTTACCCAAGCAAATATTGCATAGAGCAGCGATCCCGTGAAGCTGCAAATTTTGATTGGGAGTTTCCAACGATGCTACAAATACATCTAAAGCATCGGCTGCATGCAAATGGGGCCAATTGATTGGATCGTAGGCGAAGTTTGCTAAATTGGCAGTGACTTGTTCTTGGGCTTCTGAAAAGGAGAAGTTGTAATTAAGAGAAGGACCCACGAAAATCCGGATTAAGGTCTCACCCACGTTTGTTGTTGTGTAATATTCATCAACCAGATGGCCAATATACTCTCGCCTATCTATGCCCTGGGCCGGCGTTCTTCTTTTTAAATGCCGCTGACTTGAAAacatttattgtttgtttttgttttgaaggTGAGTGGTCGGACCAAGACTAGACAATCGATTGCCCGTTGTTGCTATCGAATTGAATTTGGCGCCACTTGGTTTTTCTTTCAgaatattgaatttaattacTCTGAAGAAATGGGACAAATGTAAATTTGGAAAAGtcatttattaataaaaatttagtttacaGAATTTCATTTTGGGTGTTAAATTGCTAATCAATTCTTTTTCGGTGTTGCTTTGTTTATCTGTCCTCCTCATCATCCATTTTCCAGGTACTATCGTTCCCATCAGAATCCGGTTCAGTTGTGTTCGAAAAGTGACTGAGAGCAGCTGCCACCGACTTCGGTGGTATGTTAAACAATGGATGGGTGGGCAGAAGTTCGTTGATCAAGTCTCCCAGAACTTGCGGACTCATTGCGGATTCAGAGTGCTGTGCTATGGATACACCGCTAAGAGTGTAGCAAGTGTGGTAGAGATCTTGGGGTCTGCAATGGGAAAGATAAATAGGGTTTAATTCATTGTCGATATGTATAGGTCAAACCACCTACTTTCCAGGCTTATCAATAAGGCCACCGTTTTGCTTTTGGCAacaaagtaaaatatattCTTGCAGGGCCTCCACATCGAATAGGGTGTGCTCCATGCCAGGCATTGTCGCTTGTGTAATGGGAATAGTGGCACCCACCCAGAAAGAATAGCAGCCGTCGACCAATTTATTGGTGCGTCCCTGAAAGCCGCCCTCATAGCTCATCTGGCGCCGCAATGTCCATCGGAGCAGTGCATTTTTGTTACATTTGTGTGCCTCGTTGAGCAGAGCAAGGCCAGCAATGCCGCAAAAAGTGTAGCCGCCATGCGCCTCAAGATCGGGAGCACCACCAAATCCGCCTTCATATGTCTGGCAACTTGCTATCCAATCACCAGTGCCAGCAAATAATTCCTTCAAAACAAGCTGGGGCAGATTTAACAACTTGGCGCAGGAAATGGCACAGTAGGCACCTCGCACATCCGTTTCTCCATCCACGTGCAGACGAAAAGAGCCATCCGCTTCGCGTACACTGAACAGAAACTGTGTCAGCGATTCCCTGTCGATGGCACGATAGGCACTTTGGCTGCCAATGATACACAGACTGTTGACGGCAGCGTATGTAGGTGCCAAGTGGGCGTATTGGCCCGGCCCGCCACCGAACCCGCCTGTGGGTGCTCGGCATCTGTAACATCGAATCAAAACAGTTCGATTATTAATAGATTGCTGGTGGCTAATGAAATTCAAATGACATACTTAATAAGGAACTGTATGACATGGTCGAGCGTCTCCTCATCAAATGTGAAACTCAGCAGCTGCGCCGCTTGTAAAATCCAATAGATACACCATGCACGGCTACTGTCCAAGCACTCATAATTCGAGGGAAGACTGCGTAGCATTACATCCAGATAGTGCTGGTGTTCAATGCGGTTTAGCTGAGTGAGGCGAGGGTTAAGGAATTGCATCTGCTCGAATCGGTCGAAGCATTTCTCCACGGAACTTTCCGTTTTTTGCTGTAAATGAGTCAATGCGAAATTACTTTTTATAATTACATATCTCTATGATTGCAGTATAGGGTTGGAAGTTGTATGTTCTATTACTCACCTGTTCTCTGGACGTAATTGTGGCCACCTTTTCATCGTCAAACTTGCAGCCTTTTAGATGCTGGAAATTTCGAAACAGAAGCTCGTCTTCGGGCCACATGTTATTTGGCTCGTTGCTGTCAATAAgcgcaaaattaaaaaattaaaataaataaaacattcaCTGGCCAACATGGGATTTTACCCAATCAGCTTTAAAACGTTAtcaaaattatgcaaaaattaaccactgaaaatgaaaagagtTAAGTTTAAATAATTAGGTATGGTACACTTTTCGTG is a window encoding:
- the LOC6651543 gene encoding protein farnesyltransferase subunit beta gives rise to the protein MWPEDELLFRNFQHLKGCKFDDEKVATITSREQQKTESSVEKCFDRFEQMQFLNPRLTQLNRIEHQHYLDVMLRSLPSNYECLDSSRAWCIYWILQAAQLLSFTFDEETLDHVIQFLIKCRAPTGGFGGGPGQYAHLAPTYAAVNSLCIIGSQSAYRAIDRESLTQFLFSVREADGSFRLHVDGETDVRGAYCAISCAKLLNLPQLVLKELFAGTGDWIASCQTYEGGFGGAPDLEAHGGYTFCGIAGLALLNEAHKCNKNALLRWTLRRQMSYEGGFQGRTNKLVDGCYSFWVGATIPITQATMPGMEHTLFDVEALQEYILLCCQKQNGGLIDKPGKPQDLYHTCYTLSGVSIAQHSESAMSPQVLGDLINELLPTHPLFNIPPKSVAAALSHFSNTTEPDSDGNDSTWKMDDEEDR